In one Sphingomonas sanguinis genomic region, the following are encoded:
- a CDS encoding aldo/keto reductase: MTDMPLRRLGSTDLMIAPLVLGGNVFGWTADRAASFAVLDAFVDQGGTMIDTADVYSAWADGHQGGESEAMIGEWLKASGKRDQVLIATKVGMLPGEGGEKLAPARIAAAAEASLKRLGTDRIDLYFAHQDDGDQPQDAVMEAFAKLVKAGKVRVIGASNFHAARLKSANEAALAAGLPRYHVLQPEYNLVSRHKFEGELQDYCVTENIGVVPYYGLAAGFLTGKYRSDADLSQSVRGATMGELLHGKGAAVLEALDAVAAETGATPAQVALAWLIAQPGVTAPIASATSVQQLSELTPAMHLSLSNDQLARLTDSGV; this comes from the coding sequence ATGACCGACATGCCGCTTCGCCGCCTGGGTTCGACCGACCTGATGATCGCGCCGCTGGTGCTGGGCGGCAATGTCTTCGGCTGGACCGCGGACCGCGCGGCGAGCTTTGCGGTGCTCGACGCCTTTGTCGACCAGGGCGGCACGATGATCGACACGGCGGACGTCTATTCCGCCTGGGCCGATGGGCATCAGGGCGGCGAGTCCGAGGCGATGATCGGCGAGTGGCTGAAGGCGAGCGGCAAGCGCGACCAGGTGCTGATCGCCACCAAGGTCGGAATGCTGCCCGGCGAAGGCGGTGAGAAACTCGCCCCCGCCCGGATCGCGGCGGCGGCGGAGGCGTCGCTCAAGCGGCTCGGCACCGACCGGATCGACCTGTATTTCGCGCATCAGGATGACGGGGATCAGCCGCAGGACGCGGTGATGGAGGCCTTCGCCAAGCTGGTCAAGGCGGGCAAGGTGCGGGTGATCGGCGCCTCCAATTTCCACGCCGCGCGCCTAAAATCGGCGAACGAGGCGGCACTGGCCGCCGGGCTGCCGCGCTATCACGTCCTGCAGCCTGAATATAATCTGGTGAGCCGCCACAAGTTCGAGGGCGAGTTGCAGGATTACTGCGTCACGGAGAATATCGGCGTCGTCCCCTATTACGGCCTCGCCGCCGGGTTCCTGACCGGCAAATATCGCAGCGACGCCGACCTGTCGCAGAGCGTGCGCGGCGCGACGATGGGCGAGCTGCTCCATGGCAAGGGTGCGGCAGTGCTCGAGGCGCTGGACGCGGTGGCGGCGGAGACGGGGGCCACCCCGGCGCAGGTCGCGCTCGCCTGGCTGATCGCACAGCCCGGCGTCACCGCACCGATCGCCAGTGCGACCAGCGTCCAGCAGCTGTCCGAGCTGACGCCCGCCATGCACCTGTCCCTTTCCAACGATCAGCTGGCCCGACTGACCGACAGCGGCGTGTGA
- a CDS encoding hydroxypyruvate isomerase family protein encodes MSWSRRTVMGGLAATVPAAALAGQKAARSSNAARFALGFAPHLGSFASRGDSSVEQIAYAADQGFWAWEDNEYRLRPVAEQEAIAKALRDRRMTMGVFVASMPKWSESRPLLGGDDEAERQAFLADVTSAVDVAKRVGATRMTVVTGFMDKRLHPAIQMGRIIDVMRRAGDIVAPHGMALVMEPLNTRTNHPGVFMQSIAEGYAVARGANSPGVKVLADLYHEQIQSGNLIPTMKLCWDEIGYIQFGDNPGRNEPGSGEINYANVCRFLKAQGYAGVIGMEHGNSVKGRAGEDRLIAAYRAIDPRT; translated from the coding sequence ATGAGCTGGTCGCGTCGCACCGTCATGGGCGGCCTAGCCGCCACCGTGCCCGCCGCCGCGCTGGCGGGGCAGAAGGCGGCCCGGTCGTCCAACGCCGCGCGCTTCGCCCTGGGCTTCGCACCGCATCTGGGCAGCTTCGCCAGCCGGGGCGACAGCTCGGTCGAGCAGATCGCCTATGCCGCCGACCAGGGTTTCTGGGCATGGGAGGATAATGAATATCGCCTCCGTCCCGTCGCCGAACAGGAGGCGATCGCCAAGGCGCTGCGCGACCGTAGGATGACGATGGGCGTGTTCGTTGCGTCCATGCCCAAATGGTCCGAATCGCGCCCCTTGCTGGGTGGTGACGACGAGGCCGAGCGACAGGCTTTCCTGGCCGATGTGACCAGCGCGGTCGATGTCGCCAAGCGGGTCGGCGCGACGCGGATGACCGTCGTCACCGGCTTCATGGACAAGCGTCTGCACCCGGCGATCCAGATGGGCCGGATCATCGACGTGATGCGCCGGGCGGGCGATATCGTCGCGCCGCACGGGATGGCGCTGGTGATGGAACCGCTCAACACACGGACCAACCATCCGGGCGTCTTCATGCAGTCGATCGCGGAAGGCTATGCGGTCGCGCGCGGGGCGAATAGTCCCGGCGTGAAGGTGCTTGCCGACCTCTATCATGAGCAGATCCAGTCGGGGAATCTGATCCCGACGATGAAGCTGTGCTGGGACGAGATCGGCTATATCCAGTTCGGCGACAATCCCGGCCGCAACGAGCCCGGCAGCGGCGAGATCAACTATGCCAATGTCTGCCGCTTCCTCAAGGCACAGGGCTATGCCGGGGTGATCGGCATGGAGCATGGCAATTCGGTCAAGGGCCGCGCCGGCGAAGACAGGCTGATCGCCGCCTATCGCGCGATCGATCCGAGAACATGA
- the aceA gene encoding isocitrate lyase: MPSFQDLIPAPAGRFDGIARPYTPADVARLRGSITVEHTLARRGALKLWELLQTEDYVPALGALSGNQAMQMVRAGLKAIYLSGWQVAADANTAGQMYPDQSLYPANAGPELARKINATLARADQIEHSEGGATRDWFAPIVADAEAGFGGPLNCHEIMKAYIAAGAAGVHFEDQLASEKKCGHLGGKVLIPTQAHIRNLDAARLAADVAGVPTVICARTDAESARLITSDVDERDHEFLTGERTAEGFFRLKPGTGVDHCIRRGLAFAPHADLLWWETSKPNLDDARRFAEAIRREHPNKMLAYNCSPSFNWEANLDRDDIARFQREIGAMGYKFQFVTLAGFHQLNYGMFELARGYRDRGMAAYSELQQAEFAAEPHGYTATRHQREVGTGYFDLIAQMVAGGDSSTTALAESTEAAQFVRAA; this comes from the coding sequence ATGCCGAGCTTCCAGGATCTGATCCCCGCCCCTGCCGGGCGGTTCGACGGTATCGCCCGTCCCTACACGCCCGCCGATGTCGCGCGGCTGCGCGGATCGATCACGGTCGAGCATACGCTGGCCCGGCGCGGCGCGCTGAAGCTGTGGGAATTGCTCCAGACCGAGGATTACGTCCCCGCGCTGGGCGCGCTATCGGGCAACCAGGCGATGCAGATGGTCCGCGCCGGATTGAAGGCGATCTATCTGTCGGGCTGGCAGGTCGCGGCGGACGCCAACACGGCGGGACAAATGTATCCCGACCAGTCGCTCTACCCCGCCAATGCCGGGCCGGAGCTGGCGCGCAAGATCAATGCGACGCTGGCCCGCGCCGACCAGATCGAACATTCGGAAGGCGGCGCGACGCGCGACTGGTTCGCGCCGATCGTCGCCGATGCCGAAGCCGGGTTCGGCGGTCCGCTCAACTGCCATGAGATCATGAAGGCCTATATCGCGGCGGGCGCGGCGGGCGTGCATTTCGAGGACCAACTCGCCTCGGAGAAGAAATGCGGCCATCTGGGCGGCAAGGTGCTGATCCCCACCCAGGCGCATATCCGAAACCTGGATGCCGCGCGGCTGGCGGCGGACGTGGCGGGCGTGCCGACCGTCATCTGCGCGCGCACCGATGCCGAGAGCGCCCGGCTCATCACGTCGGATGTGGACGAACGCGACCATGAATTCCTGACCGGCGAGCGGACGGCGGAAGGGTTCTTCCGCCTGAAGCCGGGCACTGGCGTCGACCATTGCATCCGGCGCGGCCTGGCCTTCGCCCCCCATGCCGACCTGTTGTGGTGGGAGACGTCCAAGCCCAATCTGGACGATGCCCGCCGCTTTGCCGAGGCGATCCGGCGCGAGCATCCGAACAAGATGCTGGCCTATAACTGCTCGCCCAGCTTCAACTGGGAGGCCAATCTGGACCGCGACGACATTGCCCGTTTCCAGCGCGAGATCGGGGCGATGGGGTATAAGTTCCAGTTCGTCACGCTCGCCGGATTCCACCAGCTCAACTACGGCATGTTCGAGCTGGCGCGGGGATATCGGGATCGCGGCATGGCGGCCTATTCCGAGCTGCAACAGGCCGAGTTCGCCGCCGAGCCCCATGGCTACACCGCGACCCGCCACCAGCGCGAGGTGGGCACGGGCTATTTCGACCTGATCGCGCAAATGGTCGCGGGTGGCGACAGCTCAACCACCGCGCTCGCCGAATCCACCGAGGCCGCCCAGTTCGTCCGGGCCGCCTGA
- a CDS encoding MFS transporter, which translates to MEAIPDNRSRLFWLSVLALFTAAASAALRAAVASSLKAQWIDPIAPVQAGELIGSALGSAFLGFAGTLFVASALLDRIGARQMLIGCGLCFLVGTTAIIGAGHVATGMGVYHIVWGGMLLSGIGWGLAEASINPLTARLYPEDTTHRLNVLHAWYPGGLIVGGLAGVLLAEILSWQAIMALVLIPALGVLVMAATTHFPPVPREVRDVGFGGMIGEVFKRPSFFVWFAAMFLTAASELAPGQWLDVALSSRVGMRGILLLVYVSALMFVFRHFAGRIAGRLSNPGLLWVSSLMAGIGLFLLSRAESPVAAILASTVWGLGVCAMWPTMLASVAERYPRGGAWALGLVGSAGALSSFFVLPRLGAMFDAAKVELAGGPEAFKRLTGEALRQVEDAAASQSFARLAIVPVILLFVFGGIWLAERRRPRRPVAESVA; encoded by the coding sequence ATGGAAGCGATACCGGACAATCGGTCGCGTCTGTTCTGGCTGAGCGTGCTGGCGCTGTTCACGGCGGCGGCGAGCGCGGCGTTGCGGGCGGCGGTGGCGAGCAGCCTGAAGGCGCAGTGGATCGATCCCATCGCGCCGGTGCAGGCGGGCGAACTGATCGGCTCTGCCCTGGGATCGGCATTCCTCGGCTTTGCCGGGACCCTGTTCGTGGCAAGCGCGCTGCTCGACCGGATCGGTGCGCGACAGATGCTGATCGGCTGCGGATTGTGTTTCCTGGTCGGCACCACCGCAATCATCGGCGCGGGTCATGTCGCGACCGGCATGGGCGTCTATCACATCGTCTGGGGCGGGATGCTGCTCAGCGGCATCGGCTGGGGGCTGGCCGAGGCGTCGATCAACCCGCTGACCGCGCGGCTCTACCCGGAAGACACCACGCACCGGCTGAACGTGCTGCACGCCTGGTATCCCGGCGGGCTGATCGTCGGCGGCTTGGCGGGCGTGTTGCTGGCGGAAATCCTGTCGTGGCAGGCGATCATGGCGCTGGTGCTGATCCCCGCGCTCGGCGTGCTGGTGATGGCGGCGACCACGCATTTCCCGCCGGTCCCACGCGAAGTGCGCGACGTCGGCTTCGGTGGTATGATCGGGGAGGTATTCAAGCGGCCGAGCTTCTTCGTCTGGTTCGCCGCCATGTTCCTGACCGCTGCGTCCGAACTGGCGCCGGGCCAGTGGCTCGACGTGGCGCTCAGCAGCCGGGTCGGCATGCGCGGCATCCTGCTGCTCGTCTATGTCAGCGCGCTGATGTTCGTGTTCCGCCACTTTGCTGGGCGGATCGCGGGGCGGCTGTCCAATCCGGGGCTGCTCTGGGTGTCGAGCCTGATGGCGGGCATCGGCCTGTTCCTGCTGTCGCGCGCCGAGTCGCCGGTGGCGGCGATCCTGGCCTCGACCGTGTGGGGGCTGGGCGTCTGCGCGATGTGGCCGACCATGCTGGCTTCGGTCGCCGAACGCTATCCACGCGGCGGGGCCTGGGCGCTGGGGCTGGTCGGATCGGCGGGAGCGCTGTCCAGCTTCTTCGTCCTGCCACGCTTGGGCGCGATGTTCGACGCCGCCAAGGTCGAGCTGGCCGGTGGCCCGGAAGCGTTCAAGCGACTGACCGGCGAAGCGCTGCGCCAGGTCGAGGATGCGGCGGCGTCGCAGTCCTTTGCGCGGCTCGCCATCGTGCCGGTGATCCTGTTGTTCGTCTTCGGCGGCATCTGGCTGGCCGAGCGCCGCCGTCCCCGTCGCCCCGTTGCGGAGAGTGTCGCATGA
- a CDS encoding sugar phosphate isomerase/epimerase family protein: protein MRGPGIFLAQFMGDAAPFDTLDSAARWMAEAGYEGVQIPTWDARCIDLKLAAESQDYCDDLAGRCAEAGVAITELSTHLQGQLVAVHPAYDAAFDGFAPEAVRGKPAERQLWAVQQLRYAAKASRRLGLSAHATFSGALLWPFVYPWPQRPGGLVAEGFAELGKRWRPILDAFEEEGVDLCYELHPGEDLHDGTTFERFLDSVGDHKRANILYDPSHFVLQAMDYLQFIDFYHDRIRMFHVKDAEFNPTGRAGVYGSYSDWVDRPGRFRSLGDGQVDFGGIFSKLTQYGYAGWAVLEWECCLKHPEDGAREGAPFIAAHMIRRAERAFDDFAGGGDPAANRRWLGL, encoded by the coding sequence ATGCGCGGGCCGGGCATCTTCCTGGCGCAGTTCATGGGCGACGCCGCGCCGTTCGACACGCTGGACTCGGCGGCGCGCTGGATGGCCGAGGCGGGCTATGAGGGCGTGCAGATTCCGACTTGGGACGCGCGCTGCATCGACCTGAAGCTGGCCGCCGAAAGCCAGGATTATTGCGACGACCTGGCCGGGCGCTGTGCCGAGGCGGGTGTGGCGATCACCGAATTGTCGACCCATTTGCAGGGGCAACTGGTCGCGGTCCACCCGGCCTATGACGCCGCCTTTGATGGCTTCGCGCCGGAGGCCGTCCGGGGCAAGCCGGCCGAGCGGCAGCTATGGGCGGTCCAGCAACTCCGTTACGCCGCCAAGGCCAGTCGTCGGCTGGGCTTGAGTGCGCACGCGACCTTCTCGGGCGCGCTGCTCTGGCCCTTCGTCTATCCTTGGCCGCAGCGTCCCGGTGGGTTAGTGGCGGAAGGCTTTGCCGAGTTGGGTAAGCGGTGGCGGCCGATCCTCGATGCGTTCGAGGAAGAGGGCGTCGACCTCTGCTACGAGTTGCATCCCGGCGAGGACCTGCACGACGGCACGACCTTCGAGCGATTCCTGGATTCGGTCGGCGACCATAAGCGCGCCAACATCCTCTACGACCCCAGCCATTTCGTGCTGCAAGCGATGGATTATCTCCAGTTCATCGACTTCTACCACGACCGCATCCGCATGTTCCACGTCAAGGATGCCGAGTTCAATCCGACCGGTCGGGCGGGCGTCTATGGCAGCTATAGCGACTGGGTGGACCGGCCGGGGCGTTTCCGTTCGCTGGGCGACGGGCAGGTCGATTTCGGCGGCATTTTCTCGAAGCTGACCCAGTACGGCTATGCCGGTTGGGCGGTGCTGGAATGGGAATGCTGCCTGAAGCATCCGGAGGACGGCGCGCGCGAGGGGGCGCCCTTTATCGCCGCGCACATGATCCGCCGGGCGGAACGGGCTTTCGACGATTTCGCCGGTGGCGGCGATCCGGCGGCCAATCGGCGCTGGCTGGGACTTTAA
- a CDS encoding response regulator: protein MKRPTVLIVEDQQLLLMHVQFAFEDAGYVVVQADSADEALLALERHPEIRAIFTDVAMPGSIDGATLAAKVRQSHPHVSIIVTSGEQLHVAAELPQGVRFVPKPYTGHDIIRMIGESVA, encoded by the coding sequence ATGAAGCGTCCGACCGTCTTAATCGTAGAAGACCAACAGCTTCTGCTGATGCATGTGCAGTTCGCGTTCGAGGATGCGGGCTATGTCGTGGTCCAGGCGGACAGCGCCGACGAGGCGCTGCTTGCGCTGGAGCGGCATCCCGAAATCCGCGCGATCTTCACCGATGTCGCCATGCCGGGTTCGATCGACGGGGCGACGCTGGCGGCGAAGGTCCGCCAGTCGCATCCGCATGTGTCAATCATCGTGACCTCGGGCGAGCAATTGCACGTCGCCGCAGAATTGCCCCAGGGCGTGCGGTTCGTGCCAAAGCCCTACACCGGGCACGACATCATCCGAATGATCGGGGAGAGTGTCGCCTGA
- a CDS encoding Gfo/Idh/MocA family protein codes for MAGRKLRLAMAGGGEGAFIGGVHRMAAALDGDWELVAGNFSSDPERNRRSGEQLGLSPDRVHDSIDALLADERARPEGERIDAVAIVTPNHLHAPMAIAALNAGFPVFSEKPMAMNLTEARAIADAARTSGQLYALAFTYSGYPMVEEARARVARGDFGRIRLVHVEYVQGWLSSPLDREGNKQAEWRTDPARAGLGGALGDIGTHAFQLAEHVAGLRVEALSADVTTHVAGRMLDDDVNVLLRFAEGARGTLRATQVAAGEENGLRLRIHGETGGLEWLQMEPNTLTLRWLDRPAETVRAGGPGLSPTTLPRLRTPSGHPEGYIEAFGNLYRAVAGALRDGSAAGGAAPGEPDWYPGLEAGLRTMAFVEAVLESATSQEKWTAFPATGLAVHSS; via the coding sequence ATGGCGGGACGGAAACTGCGGCTGGCCATGGCGGGCGGCGGCGAAGGTGCGTTCATCGGTGGCGTGCACCGGATGGCGGCGGCGCTGGACGGTGACTGGGAGCTGGTCGCGGGCAATTTCAGCAGCGATCCCGAGCGCAACCGGCGCAGCGGCGAGCAGCTGGGCCTTTCCCCCGACCGGGTGCACGACTCGATCGACGCGCTGCTGGCCGACGAACGCGCGCGGCCGGAGGGCGAGCGGATCGATGCGGTCGCGATCGTCACCCCCAACCACCTCCATGCGCCAATGGCGATCGCGGCCCTGAACGCGGGCTTTCCGGTGTTCAGCGAAAAACCGATGGCGATGAACCTAACCGAGGCGCGCGCCATCGCCGACGCCGCGCGCACTTCGGGCCAGCTCTATGCGCTGGCCTTTACCTATAGCGGCTATCCCATGGTCGAGGAGGCGCGGGCCCGCGTCGCGCGTGGCGATTTCGGCCGCATCCGGCTGGTTCATGTGGAGTATGTGCAAGGCTGGCTCAGCAGCCCGCTCGACCGCGAGGGCAACAAACAGGCCGAGTGGCGCACCGACCCGGCCCGCGCAGGGCTTGGCGGCGCGCTGGGCGATATCGGCACCCATGCCTTCCAACTGGCGGAGCATGTCGCCGGGCTTAGGGTCGAGGCGCTGTCGGCCGACGTGACGACGCATGTCGCGGGGCGGATGCTGGACGACGACGTCAACGTACTGCTCCGCTTCGCCGAGGGCGCACGCGGCACGCTGCGCGCGACGCAGGTGGCGGCGGGCGAGGAGAACGGCCTGCGCCTGCGCATCCATGGCGAGACGGGCGGGCTGGAATGGTTGCAGATGGAGCCCAACACGCTGACCCTGCGCTGGCTCGACCGCCCCGCCGAAACCGTCCGCGCCGGAGGGCCGGGCCTCAGCCCCACCACCCTGCCCCGCCTGCGCACCCCCTCAGGCCACCCGGAGGGCTATATCGAGGCGTTCGGCAATCTCTATCGCGCGGTGGCGGGCGCCTTGCGCGACGGTAGCGCCGCCGGGGGCGCGGCGCCGGGCGAGCCGGACTGGTATCCGGGGCTTGAGGCAGGCCTGCGCACGATGGCGTTCGTCGAGGCGGTGCTGGAAAGCGCGACGTCGCAGGAGAAGTGGACGGCGTTTCCCGCGACGGGGCTTGCAGTCCACTCGTCCTGA
- a CDS encoding cation diffusion facilitator family transporter, with product MPDTGLTARIRENIVLYGALAANLAIGVAKFVAAGITGSSSMLTEGVHSVVDSGNQILLLYGQKRAKRGPDAIHPFGYGRELYFWAFVVAILIFALGSGISIYEGWLHIKSPEPLRDPTVNYIVLAIAFALEGASWAIAVREFSRTKGDSGWWRAIHDSKDPPGFIVLFEDSAALAGLVIAALGVWLSHETGDARIDGIASILIGLVLGMVAILLARESKGLLIGERADPEVVETIREIVATRSWITHVNHVRTIHTAPDSIFAAISADFVDSLPMGAAETMIEMLEDDLRHAVPSLSSIYIRPEKRENASAPAAQHRL from the coding sequence ATGCCCGACACCGGCCTGACCGCGCGCATTCGCGAGAACATCGTCCTGTACGGCGCGCTGGCGGCCAATCTGGCGATCGGCGTCGCCAAGTTCGTGGCGGCCGGGATCACCGGCTCCTCCTCGATGCTGACCGAGGGCGTGCATTCGGTGGTCGACAGCGGCAACCAGATCCTGCTGCTCTACGGCCAGAAGCGCGCCAAGCGCGGCCCGGATGCGATCCACCCCTTCGGCTATGGGCGAGAGCTGTATTTCTGGGCCTTCGTCGTCGCGATCCTGATCTTCGCGCTCGGCTCCGGCATCTCGATCTATGAGGGCTGGCTGCATATCAAGTCGCCAGAGCCACTGCGCGATCCGACGGTCAACTATATCGTGCTCGCCATCGCCTTCGCGCTGGAGGGCGCAAGCTGGGCGATCGCCGTGCGCGAATTCTCGCGGACCAAGGGCGATAGCGGCTGGTGGCGGGCCATCCATGATTCCAAGGACCCGCCGGGCTTCATCGTGCTGTTCGAGGATTCGGCGGCGCTGGCTGGCCTCGTCATCGCGGCGCTCGGCGTCTGGCTGTCGCACGAGACGGGCGATGCGCGGATCGACGGGATCGCCTCGATCCTGATCGGGCTGGTTCTGGGCATGGTCGCAATCCTGCTGGCGCGCGAGTCCAAGGGGCTGCTGATCGGCGAACGCGCCGACCCGGAAGTGGTCGAGACGATCCGCGAGATCGTCGCCACGCGCTCGTGGATCACTCATGTCAATCATGTCCGCACGATCCATACCGCGCCCGACAGCATCTTCGCGGCGATCAGCGCCGATTTCGTCGACAGCCTGCCGATGGGCGCGGCCGAGACGATGATCGAAATGCTGGAAGACGACCTTCGGCACGCCGTACCCAGCCTGTCATCTATCTATATTCGCCCGGAAAAACGCGAGAATGCGTCTGCGCCCGCCGCGCAACATAGGTTATGA
- a CDS encoding helix-turn-helix domain-containing protein produces MSGAKVIAGHAVRRLRRQNGLSQAAMAEMLDISPSYLNLIERNQRPVSAALLVRLVETFDFDPRALTSGAPGGGAAAMRRRLADPLFADLEIDRAELEEWLAAAPGGAEAFARAFDRLADAGSGAADRPAAPDPTLAVRREIERWRNHFPDLDAAAETLADELRLAAGDLYGALAERLRVRHALSIRVLPIDILPDRLVRLDLHARQLQLSEMLEAPARVFALAVQLAQSEARSEIEALARGAAFGDRIAERLFRRYLAQYFAAAIVMPYARFLRACEASGYDLTVLQRRFGVSFEQLAHRLTTLNRVGARGLPFFLMRIDRAGQVSKRLTGAADPGLVEAEGLCPLMAVFRAFDRSGDTLVQTVEMPDGQRFVTLTQAASRAGRTLSGGSGRFAVMLGMTASLAGPIAAIRGHDPISGSATAIGPGCRRCLRVECPQRSHPPIGRAMLVNERERGVVALNFMGD; encoded by the coding sequence ATGAGCGGAGCCAAGGTGATCGCGGGCCATGCCGTGCGGCGGCTGCGGCGGCAGAACGGCCTGTCCCAAGCGGCGATGGCGGAGATGCTCGACATCTCGCCCAGCTATCTGAACCTGATCGAGCGCAACCAGCGGCCGGTGTCGGCGGCCCTGCTGGTCCGGCTGGTCGAGACGTTCGACTTCGACCCGCGCGCCCTGACCAGCGGCGCGCCCGGCGGCGGGGCGGCGGCGATGCGGCGGCGGCTGGCCGATCCGCTATTCGCCGATCTGGAGATCGACCGCGCCGAGCTGGAGGAATGGCTGGCGGCGGCACCGGGCGGCGCGGAGGCGTTCGCGCGGGCCTTCGACCGGCTGGCGGACGCGGGGAGCGGGGCGGCGGACAGACCCGCCGCACCCGATCCGACCTTGGCAGTGCGGCGCGAGATCGAGCGGTGGCGCAACCATTTCCCCGATCTGGACGCCGCCGCCGAGACGCTGGCGGACGAGTTGCGGTTGGCGGCGGGCGATCTGTACGGCGCGCTGGCGGAGCGGTTGCGGGTGCGCCATGCGCTGTCCATCCGCGTGCTGCCGATCGACATCCTGCCCGACCGGCTCGTCCGGCTGGACCTTCACGCCCGCCAATTGCAACTGTCCGAGATGTTGGAGGCGCCCGCACGCGTCTTCGCGCTCGCGGTGCAACTGGCCCAGTCCGAGGCGCGCAGCGAGATCGAGGCGCTGGCGCGCGGCGCGGCCTTTGGCGACCGGATCGCGGAGCGGCTGTTCCGGCGCTATCTGGCGCAATATTTCGCCGCCGCCATCGTCATGCCCTATGCCCGTTTCCTGCGCGCGTGCGAGGCGAGCGGCTATGACCTAACCGTCCTCCAGCGGCGGTTCGGCGTGTCGTTCGAGCAGCTGGCTCACCGGCTGACGACACTGAACCGCGTCGGCGCGCGCGGGTTGCCCTTCTTCCTGATGCGGATCGACCGGGCGGGGCAGGTGTCGAAGCGGCTGACGGGGGCGGCCGATCCCGGTCTTGTCGAGGCGGAGGGGCTGTGCCCGCTAATGGCCGTCTTCCGCGCCTTCGACCGGAGCGGCGATACGCTGGTCCAGACGGTCGAAATGCCGGATGGCCAACGCTTCGTGACCCTGACGCAGGCGGCGTCACGCGCCGGGCGCACGCTTTCCGGAGGTTCGGGCCGGTTCGCAGTCATGCTGGGTATGACTGCCAGCCTCGCTGGGCCGATCGCGGCGATCCGGGGGCATGATCCGATCAGTGGGTCGGCAACGGCGATCGGCCCTGGTTGTCGCCGCTGCCTACGCGTTGAATGTCCCCAGCGCTCGCATCCGCCGATCGGCCGCGCGATGCTGGTCAATGAGCGGGAACGCGGCGTTGTCGCATTGAATTTCATGGGAGACTGA
- a CDS encoding c-type cytochrome: MRQLIGLAAAVPAIVAGILVVQAPSTAQTAPAAGAQAFAACRACHTINKGGRNGVGPNLNGVFGRQAGSVAGFNYSPAMKASGLKWDDKTLDQFIAAPMKKVPGTRMPIGVADPAKRAALIAYLKAETAK; the protein is encoded by the coding sequence ATGAGGCAGCTGATCGGGCTGGCCGCCGCCGTGCCGGCTATCGTCGCCGGTATCCTGGTCGTGCAGGCACCATCAACCGCACAGACGGCCCCCGCCGCAGGCGCGCAGGCCTTTGCCGCATGCCGCGCCTGTCACACGATCAACAAGGGCGGGCGCAACGGTGTCGGCCCCAATCTGAACGGCGTATTCGGGCGACAGGCTGGTTCGGTCGCGGGCTTCAACTATTCGCCCGCCATGAAGGCGTCGGGCCTGAAATGGGACGACAAGACGCTGGATCAATTCATCGCCGCGCCGATGAAGAAGGTGCCGGGCACGCGGATGCCGATCGGCGTCGCCGACCCCGCCAAGCGCGCCGCGCTGATCGCCTATCTCAAGGCCGAGACGGCGAAGTGA
- a CDS encoding DUF4126 family protein encodes MPAPLPAHLLAPFKMGLVGGQRAMTPLAAVSIAAARGQLPVGKGVLRWLANPVVAAGTLALAIGEMAGDKQKTAPNRIVPIGLAARFTTSAIAGAALASPKHRWLGAAIGGVTAVIASYPGWRGRMAALGRYGQTKTGFAEDAAVLAGAVGIVRGR; translated from the coding sequence ATGCCCGCTCCCCTGCCTGCCCATCTGCTCGCGCCGTTCAAAATGGGTCTGGTCGGCGGACAGCGCGCGATGACTCCACTGGCCGCCGTGTCGATCGCCGCGGCGCGCGGGCAATTGCCGGTGGGCAAGGGCGTGCTGCGCTGGCTGGCCAATCCGGTCGTGGCCGCAGGGACGCTGGCGCTGGCGATCGGGGAGATGGCGGGCGACAAGCAGAAGACCGCGCCGAACCGCATCGTCCCCATCGGCCTGGCGGCGCGCTTCACGACCTCGGCGATCGCGGGCGCGGCGCTGGCCAGCCCCAAGCACCGCTGGCTGGGCGCGGCGATCGGCGGGGTGACGGCGGTGATCGCCTCCTATCCCGGCTGGCGCGGTCGCATGGCGGCGCTGGGCCGCTATGGCCAGACGAAGACGGGCTTTGCCGAGGACGCGGCCGTGCTGGCGGGCGCGGTGGGGATCGTGCGGGGGCGTTGA